Below is a genomic region from Billgrantia tianxiuensis.
TGGTGCGCTCAGTTGCCGCGCTGCTGCTGGTACTCTTCGAGCACCTGCTGGGCCTGCTCGTCGGCACGATCCTGCCAGGCGGAGAACAGACGGTCGCCAGCGGCCTGAAGGGCGGCGGCAACCTCTTCGTTGGGCGTGGAAACGGTAATGCCGTTGGCCTGCAATGCCTCGAGGCTTGCCTGGTTGTCGTCGCGGCTCATTTGCCAGCCACGCTCCTCGGCGCGTGCCGCCGCTTCCAGCAGGGCCTCCTGGGTGGCTTCATCGAGGCGATCGAAGGCGCGTTGGTTGATGAACACGATGTTCTTCGGCAGCCACAGGTTGGCATCGGTGTAGTGGGAGACGTAATCCCACGCCGTCATCGAGTTGCCGGTGGAACTGGAGGTTATCATGGCATCCACCCGGCCAGTACTGAAGGCGGTGGGAATGTCCGACTCCTCGGTCTCGGTGGGGTTGCCGCCGAGATAGTCGACGAAGCGCTGGGTATTGATGTTCGGCGCACGCACGCGCAGGCCCTCGAAGCGTTCCGGGTCGTCGAGTTCGAAATCGGTGTAGATGCCCTGGGCCGGCCAGGCGACGGCGTAGAGCGGCATCAACCCCTGGTTGGCGAACAGCTCGCTGATCACCGGCTTGGTGGCCTGCCACAGCGCGAAGGCCTCCTCGTAGCTGCCAGCCACGCCCGGCAGGGTGTCGACCTCGAAGATCGGATCCTCGTTGGAAAGGGTCGAGAGGAAGACCTCGCCGGCTTCGATGGTGCCGCGACGTACCGAGGATTTGATCTCGCCATGGGCCACCAGCGACCCGCCGCTGTGAACGTTGATGGTCAACTCGCCGCCGGTGGCTTCCGCCACGTCCTCGGCGAACTGCTTCACGTTCTTGGTATGAAAGCTGGCATCGCCATAGGGCGTGGCCATGGTCCATTCGGCGGCGCTGGCCGCGGCGGAAAGGCCGCAGGCGGTAGCAAGCAGTACGGAGCGGGACAGGAACTTGTTCATGTTTTTCTCTCTTGTTGGATTTGCCAGGTTGGCTTCATGTTGCCAGTGGGTGTGTAGTGGGACGTCTTGGCCGCACCCAACGGCCGGAAAAGTCGCTCTGCGCCATGGTCGCGATACGCGACTGGGCATAGCGCTGGGCGCACTGCTGCG
It encodes:
- a CDS encoding TRAP transporter substrate-binding protein codes for the protein MNKFLSRSVLLATACGLSAAASAAEWTMATPYGDASFHTKNVKQFAEDVAEATGGELTINVHSGGSLVAHGEIKSSVRRGTIEAGEVFLSTLSNEDPIFEVDTLPGVAGSYEEAFALWQATKPVISELFANQGLMPLYAVAWPAQGIYTDFELDDPERFEGLRVRAPNINTQRFVDYLGGNPTETEESDIPTAFSTGRVDAMITSSSTGNSMTAWDYVSHYTDANLWLPKNIVFINQRAFDRLDEATQEALLEAAARAEERGWQMSRDDNQASLEALQANGITVSTPNEEVAAALQAAGDRLFSAWQDRADEQAQQVLEEYQQQRGN